GCGCGCGGCAAGAAACGCGGCCAGATGGCGCCGTTCCTCGCGGCCCATCCATGTATTGATCTCCCACAGATCGGCGACCGGCGCATTCGTAAACGGCAGCGTGTGCAGATAACCGTCGGGGCCGAACTCCGGCGTCATCGTCGTGACGGTGTAGCCCTGCTCGATCTGCGCGGCCCACAGCGCTTCCCAGATCCGCTGATGCGAGGCGAGGCAATCCGCGTACTCCGGCGCCGCCGGATGCGGCACCTGCGGACCTTGCGGATAGCCGACACGGCCATGCAGATGGTGCGCATGCGGCGCCAGTTCGAGAACCGTGTCCCACTCGCTGTCGAGCAGCCGCTCGCAGACGGACACCCAATGACTGAAGTCGCAGGTCAGCTTGAGCGCGGGCACGGCGCGCGCGACGTCGCGCGTAATCCACGGATTGAAGAACGAGCGCCCGCGATGCGTTTCGAAGCTGCAGACCACGTCGTGCTTCGCGGCGACGTCCACCGCGCGGCTGAAGAAGTCCACTTGCGTCGCGGCCGGCCACGCGTCGCAGCCGGCCATCACGTTGAAAAAGCGCGGCCCGAGCGGCTTGCCCCAGACGATCTTCTCTTCGAAGTCCCGCAGATGATCGGCCGGCGTGGCCGAACGCTCCGGCACGTAGCTGCCCGCCGTCGTGATCTCCGCGATGAAGCCGAGACCCTCGTCCGCGATCGCCTGCGCAAAAGCGTCGCGCGCCGCGCCGCCGGGCGGGAGCGGCGCTTCGATGCCGTCGAATCCGGCCGCTCGCACCAGCGGCGCGGCATCACGCGGGCCGCCATCGAATCCCCAGAACGTCTTGAACAATTCGAATTTCATCGCCTCTCCATTTACATGCAAAATTGCATGCAATAGTACACATTAAATTCGCGAGTCAATAAACTATCCGCGCGTGCCTTTCAAAAATTCGGGCGCGCCCGATTTCCGGCTCAATTAGCACTTAAACTGTGCAGCCCTCCTCCTCGTGGTGAATCGATGAAGAAGAAAATTGCGCGTGCCAAGGGCCAGGCCGTCGCGCGCGCCATTCTCGACATGGACTGGCAGTGGTCGGCGCATTTCGGCGATCTCGGCTTGAACGACCTGAACTACAGCGACCTGTTCTGCCGCATGTGGGTGGACCCGGACGACTACTTCGCCAAGACCGCGCTCTACGAGTTCATGCCCGGCGTGAGCCGCCGTACCGCCGTGCGTTACGTGCAGGAGCTGATCGACGGCGGCTGGCTGGTGGAAACCCATTCCGCCGAAGACCGCCGCATCAAGCAGGTGAGCCTTGCGGCGTCGATCGAGGAACGCCTGGAGCAGTTTCTGGCCTACGTGCATCAACGGTTTGCCGCGCTGGATTGACATCGCTTCCGCATAAACCCTGGCGCGCAACCGGTTGGCATATTTCTCGCTACATGTTTCGCCGAGAGGTGCGGCAGCGTCGCATCTTAGGGATGCTAGGGTTCCGGTTCGAGAGAACGTCTGGTCCGAGAGCAGCCCGGTGCGCCGGCGGGTTCGATTGCTTCGTTTTGCGGGTTTCAATGCAGACACGAACGACGAACCGCCGGCCGCACTACACGGCGGGACAAAAGCCCGGGAGATTGGCGATAGCAATGTCTATCGTGCCTCTCCGTGGCCGGTGTTTGTCTCGTGCACGTTTGTCCCGTGCAGTTTCCGCGCTTTGTCGTTCGCTCTCGCGCGGGAGCCGGTCATGTTGTTTCATCGCGCAGTCGCCGCGCGATCCCACTCAACAATCGCAATTGACCGGTCTCCTGGAGAAAACGATGAAACGCTTCGAATCCGTCCGCACTTCCCGTCATTCACTCGCCTCCCCCGCCCGCTTCGCATCGGCCCTGCGCGTGCGCGGCGCGCTCGCCGCGGCCGCGCTCGCCATCGGCCTGAGCGCGGGTGGTGCCGCGACACCGGCGCAAGCGGCCACGCCGCTCGCCATCGGCTATAGCGACTGGCCCGGCTTCGTCGCGTTCCAGATCGCGATCGAAAAGGGCTGGTTCAAGGAAGCCGGCGTCGATGTGAATTTTCAATGGTTCGATTACTCGGCCTCGCTCGATGCCTTCTCGGCAGGCAAACTCGATGCGGTCGGTGCCACCAACGGCGATGCGCTCGTGACCGGCGCAAGCGGCGCGAAGAACGTGATGATCCTGCTGACCGACTATTCGAGCGGCAACGACATGATCGTCGCGAAGCCGCCGGTGCGCACGGTGGAAGGACTGAAGGGCAAAAAAGTCGGCGTTGAAATGGGCCTCGTCGATCACCTGCTGCTCGACACGGCGCTGGAAAAACATGCGCTGAAGGAATCGGACCTCACGCTCGTCAATGCGAAGACCAACGAGTTGCCGCAAGTGCTCGCCTCGTCCAAAGACGTCGCCGCGGTCGGCGCGTGGCAACCGAACGCGGGCGAAGCGCTCAAGCGCGTACCAGGCTCGCGCCCGATCTTCACCTCCGCCGACGCTCCCGGCCTGATCTACGACGCGATCACGGTCAACCCCGTCAGCCTGCAATCGCGCAAGGCCGACTGGGCCAAGGTGATCACGGTGTGGTACCGCTGCGTGGCTTATATCAACGATCCGAAGACGCAGCCGGACGCGGTCAAGATCATGTCCGCGCGCGTCGGTCTCACGCCGGCGCAGTACCTGCCCTTGCTCAAAGGCACGCACCTGCTCGATTCGGCGGCTGCGAAGAAGGCCTTTACCAAGGGCGACGGACTGGACTCGGTGTACGGTTCCAGTGCGAACGCCGACAAGTTCAACGTGCGCAACGCCGTGTACAAGCAGTCGCAAAACGTGAGCGCCTATATCGACCCCTCACTGGCCAACGCGCAGTAAGCGGGCCGCAAAGCGCCGCCGCTACAGCCGCTGAAATAGCCCGCGGACCCGAAGCTGTTATTCTTGCGTCTCTCACGACCCTCGACGGGTCGCCTGCCGCCTTCGGGCGGCAACTCCCAAGCGGCGCGTTTGCGCCCGACTTCCGAGACACAGGAATTTGCATGTTTGGTTTTCTGCGCGGCTATTTTTCCAACGACCTGGCAATCGACCTCGGCACGTCGAACACGCTGATCTACATGCGCGGCAAGGGCATCGTGCTCGACGAGCCCTCGGTGGTCTCGATTCGTCAGGAAGGCGGTCCGAACGGCAAGAAGATCATTCTGGCCGTCGGCAAGGAAGCAAAACAGATGCTCGGCAAGGTGCCGGGCAATATCGAAGCGATCCGCCCGATGAAGGACGGCGTGATCGCCGACTTCAACATTACCCAGCAGATGATCAAGCGCTTCATCCAGATGGCGCACGAGTCGCGTATGTTCGCGCCGTCGCCGCGCATCGTCATCTGCGTGCCGTGCGGGTCCACCCAGGTGGAGCGCCGCGCGATCAAGGAAGCCGCGCACAGCGCGGGCGCCTCGCAGGTCTATCTGATCGAGGAGCCGATGGCCGCGGCCACCGGCGCGGGTTTGCCGGTGTCGGAAGCGACCGGCTCGATGGTGGTCGACATCGGCGGCGGCACCACGGAAGTGGGGGTGATCTCGCTCGGCGGCATCGTCTATAAAGGCTCGGTGCGCGTGGGCGGCGACAAGTTCGACGACGCCATCGTCAATTACATTCGCCGCAACTACGGCATGCTGATCGGCGAGCAAACCGCCGAAGCGATCAAGAAGGAGATCGGCTCCGCGTTTCCG
Above is a genomic segment from Paraburkholderia aromaticivorans containing:
- a CDS encoding ABC transporter substrate-binding protein — protein: MKRFESVRTSRHSLASPARFASALRVRGALAAAALAIGLSAGGAATPAQAATPLAIGYSDWPGFVAFQIAIEKGWFKEAGVDVNFQWFDYSASLDAFSAGKLDAVGATNGDALVTGASGAKNVMILLTDYSSGNDMIVAKPPVRTVEGLKGKKVGVEMGLVDHLLLDTALEKHALKESDLTLVNAKTNELPQVLASSKDVAAVGAWQPNAGEALKRVPGSRPIFTSADAPGLIYDAITVNPVSLQSRKADWAKVITVWYRCVAYINDPKTQPDAVKIMSARVGLTPAQYLPLLKGTHLLDSAAAKKAFTKGDGLDSVYGSSANADKFNVRNAVYKQSQNVSAYIDPSLANAQ
- a CDS encoding MarR family transcriptional regulator, encoding MKKKIARAKGQAVARAILDMDWQWSAHFGDLGLNDLNYSDLFCRMWVDPDDYFAKTALYEFMPGVSRRTAVRYVQELIDGGWLVETHSAEDRRIKQVSLAASIEERLEQFLAYVHQRFAALD
- a CDS encoding rod shape-determining protein; protein product: MFGFLRGYFSNDLAIDLGTSNTLIYMRGKGIVLDEPSVVSIRQEGGPNGKKIILAVGKEAKQMLGKVPGNIEAIRPMKDGVIADFNITQQMIKRFIQMAHESRMFAPSPRIVICVPCGSTQVERRAIKEAAHSAGASQVYLIEEPMAAATGAGLPVSEATGSMVVDIGGGTTEVGVISLGGIVYKGSVRVGGDKFDDAIVNYIRRNYGMLIGEQTAEAIKKEIGSAFPGSEVKEMEVKGRNMSEGIPRSFTVSSNEILEALTDPLNQIVSAVKIALEQTPPELGADIAERGIMLAGGGALLRDLDRLLAEETGLPVFVAEAPLTCVVRGSGMALERIDKFGGAFSYE
- a CDS encoding sugar phosphate isomerase/epimerase family protein; amino-acid sequence: MKFELFKTFWGFDGGPRDAAPLVRAAGFDGIEAPLPPGGAARDAFAQAIADEGLGFIAEITTAGSYVPERSATPADHLRDFEEKIVWGKPLGPRFFNVMAGCDAWPAATQVDFFSRAVDVAAKHDVVCSFETHRGRSFFNPWITRDVARAVPALKLTCDFSHWVSVCERLLDSEWDTVLELAPHAHHLHGRVGYPQGPQVPHPAAPEYADCLASHQRIWEALWAAQIEQGYTVTTMTPEFGPDGYLHTLPFTNAPVADLWEINTWMGREERRHLAAFLAARETREARDTHDPGRAPDARGGQPTQSPTNPQASQAPALS